In Salinibacterium sp. dk2585, a single window of DNA contains:
- a CDS encoding GAF domain-containing protein, whose protein sequence is MTPPDPDVYRAPMRSRDDSVPDGIAVERALRIGVCGVGGRLSQVPASLVDAAAAVATEHDERVARRLERFADAPDGSYIWTRDVDGLAWLGRLAGPWRYDDSREARDVDLVHVRPCEWVARPVPEASVPPAVQLTFRRGGRNWQQTHDPHVSAQTAALWREMTKGPDAAASDPSHLA, encoded by the coding sequence ATGACGCCACCCGACCCCGACGTGTACCGGGCACCCATGCGCTCGCGTGATGACAGCGTGCCCGACGGCATCGCCGTCGAACGCGCCCTCCGAATCGGCGTCTGCGGCGTTGGCGGACGCCTCTCACAGGTGCCCGCGAGCCTCGTCGATGCCGCGGCCGCCGTCGCAACGGAACATGACGAGCGGGTCGCCCGCCGCCTCGAGCGTTTCGCCGATGCGCCCGATGGCTCCTATATATGGACGCGAGACGTTGACGGTCTCGCCTGGCTCGGTCGGCTGGCCGGTCCGTGGCGTTACGATGACTCCCGCGAAGCCCGCGACGTGGACCTCGTGCACGTGCGGCCGTGCGAGTGGGTGGCGCGGCCAGTCCCCGAAGCGAGCGTGCCGCCCGCCGTGCAGCTCACCTTCCGTCGAGGTGGGCGCAACTGGCAGCAGACCCACGACCCGCACGTCTCGGCCCAGACGGCGGCCCTATGGCGTGAGATGACGAAGGGGCCGGATGCCGCGGCATCCGACCCCAGCCATCTCGCGTGA
- a CDS encoding thioredoxin domain-containing protein, producing MGKKDDRTLAIRQKANEARMREKKAEARRRALIQGGIILGVLVVVAAIVIAVVLGNRAAREVAIPENTATISVGETSDIPFQIAGTAVRVGSEEAPVTISLYEDFSCPHCKDYEAAVGQTLQELIAEGDVAVEYHPINVVSEYGIRAGSAAACVAAHEPESWTTAHASLFAVHDASTDAWNNEQFATFLNGQGIGGDELTECVESGRYANWIKQNTLEARDAGIASTPTLLINGERQEALLSPEQLRAAVGEIVS from the coding sequence ATGGGCAAGAAGGACGACCGCACGCTCGCAATCCGGCAGAAGGCCAACGAGGCCCGCATGCGGGAGAAGAAGGCTGAAGCGCGCCGTCGGGCCCTCATCCAGGGCGGCATCATCCTCGGCGTGCTCGTCGTCGTCGCAGCGATCGTCATCGCCGTCGTGTTGGGCAACCGGGCGGCGAGGGAGGTCGCGATCCCGGAGAACACGGCCACCATCTCGGTGGGAGAGACGAGTGACATCCCATTCCAGATCGCGGGCACGGCCGTGCGCGTCGGTTCGGAGGAGGCGCCCGTCACGATCTCCCTCTATGAGGACTTCTCCTGCCCCCACTGCAAAGACTACGAGGCCGCCGTGGGGCAGACGCTGCAAGAGCTCATCGCCGAGGGTGATGTCGCGGTCGAGTACCACCCCATCAACGTCGTGAGCGAGTACGGCATCCGGGCCGGCAGTGCTGCCGCCTGCGTCGCCGCCCACGAGCCTGAGAGCTGGACGACAGCGCACGCCTCACTGTTTGCGGTGCACGACGCGTCGACGGATGCCTGGAACAACGAACAGTTCGCCACCTTCCTCAACGGCCAGGGCATCGGGGGAGACGAGCTGACGGAGTGTGTCGAGTCGGGACGCTACGCCAACTGGATCAAGCAGAACACGCTCGAGGCACGCGACGCAGGCATCGCCTCGACCCCGACGCTGCTCATCAACGGAGAGCGCCAGGAGGCGCTGCTCAGCCCGGAGCAGCTGCGCGCCGCGGTGGGGGAGATCGTCTCCTGA
- a CDS encoding GPGG-motif small membrane protein — MATLLWIIAAILVIAGIVAIVRRQLLWGIVLIVVGLLVGPGGVSLFT, encoded by the coding sequence ATGGCTACCCTCCTTTGGATCATTGCTGCAATCCTCGTCATCGCCGGCATCGTCGCGATCGTTCGCAGGCAGCTGCTGTGGGGCATCGTCCTCATCGTCGTCGGCCTGCTGGTCGGGCCGGGTGGTGTCAGTCTCTTCACCTGA
- a CDS encoding DUF262 domain-containing protein, with amino-acid sequence MTTATNVDATAVNTMRWLSDPATTIVVPVYQRQYRWDIDGCEQLLADIRAVADSRDGHHHFIGSILSSASHDGDSRELVLIDGQQRITTLMLLVAALHHAVLQHPELTGDVTLAEKLRAVLARADDPNRTKLRPHREWAQVFESVVLDRRGADAELRDSRFDDNYAFFRSQIPASEVPRIWRGLQRLEHVAIALHEEANAQQIFESLNSTGAPLRDHELIHNYVLMGLTHAEQSEIEDEFWLPIERNTGTTIGEFWRHYLIATTGREVDTAIPRAVYDAFRHEFPRLDVDTLRARATEWREFSEIYRTLLHPESEADATVSRHLSYLGTFGRGMFPLAMQAYRDYSRGTASKEELIEVLERLQSLLLRRSVIGLSTKRLVARMCRARLEGTEQLLRAIARVTPSDARVRVALKYGALPHPAYVLGRIAGVDSTEGLDVDHVLPLAPGDAWTGDGERSWAELSEDEQNSHRALAPTIGNLTLLEEDLAERGMEAPFPQKRAVYGASAVGISRDLAELPGWGTAAIGERTAALTSEFLRIWPTAPEVGIDDDGLTPILDAQRRSGWPRGWEREFEYVEYRGEHWEVYDVKYLFNRVFKRLWADDRAAVIAFTEQRGGPIFDEQAWTGHWDQIDADHFIYMGWDSKYMLTALQGLLEEAGIASEVFVKYSYIGEVM; translated from the coding sequence ATGACCACAGCCACGAATGTCGATGCCACCGCGGTCAACACGATGCGCTGGCTCTCAGATCCCGCCACCACGATCGTCGTTCCCGTCTACCAGCGCCAGTACCGCTGGGACATCGACGGATGCGAACAGCTGCTGGCAGACATCCGTGCGGTCGCAGACTCCCGCGACGGCCACCACCACTTCATCGGCTCGATTCTCTCGTCGGCGAGCCATGACGGTGATTCGCGCGAGCTCGTGCTGATCGACGGGCAGCAGCGCATCACGACCCTCATGCTGCTGGTCGCGGCCCTTCACCACGCCGTGCTGCAGCATCCGGAGCTCACGGGAGACGTGACGCTTGCCGAGAAGCTGCGCGCTGTGCTCGCGAGGGCGGACGACCCGAACCGCACCAAGCTGCGGCCCCACCGCGAGTGGGCGCAGGTCTTCGAGAGTGTCGTGCTCGACCGGCGTGGGGCGGATGCCGAGCTGCGGGATTCACGCTTCGACGACAACTACGCCTTCTTCCGCAGCCAGATCCCCGCGAGTGAGGTTCCCCGCATCTGGCGCGGCTTGCAGCGCCTCGAGCATGTCGCGATCGCCCTCCACGAGGAGGCGAACGCGCAGCAGATCTTCGAGAGCCTGAACTCGACGGGCGCGCCCCTGCGTGACCACGAGCTCATCCACAACTACGTGCTCATGGGGCTGACACACGCCGAGCAGAGCGAGATCGAAGACGAGTTCTGGCTGCCGATCGAGCGCAACACGGGCACGACGATCGGCGAGTTCTGGCGGCACTACCTGATCGCGACGACGGGGCGCGAGGTCGACACCGCGATCCCGCGCGCGGTCTATGACGCCTTCCGACACGAGTTCCCCCGGCTCGACGTCGATACGCTGCGGGCCAGGGCGACCGAGTGGCGGGAGTTCTCGGAGATCTACCGCACCCTGTTGCATCCAGAGTCCGAGGCGGATGCGACGGTCTCGCGCCACCTCTCCTACCTCGGCACCTTCGGCCGGGGCATGTTCCCGCTCGCGATGCAGGCCTACCGCGATTACTCGCGCGGCACCGCGAGCAAGGAAGAGCTCATCGAGGTGCTGGAGCGCCTGCAATCGCTCCTCCTGCGCCGCTCGGTCATCGGCCTCAGCACCAAGCGCCTCGTCGCGCGCATGTGCCGCGCGCGGCTTGAGGGCACGGAGCAGCTGCTGCGCGCGATCGCCCGCGTCACGCCATCGGATGCCCGAGTGCGGGTCGCCCTGAAGTACGGGGCGCTCCCCCACCCCGCCTACGTGCTGGGTCGCATCGCAGGGGTCGACAGCACGGAGGGACTCGATGTCGACCACGTGCTGCCGCTTGCCCCTGGCGATGCGTGGACGGGCGACGGCGAGCGCAGCTGGGCCGAACTGAGCGAGGACGAGCAGAACAGCCACCGCGCCCTCGCCCCGACGATCGGCAACCTGACGCTGCTCGAGGAAGATCTCGCGGAACGCGGCATGGAGGCGCCGTTCCCGCAGAAACGCGCCGTCTACGGCGCAAGCGCGGTCGGTATCTCGCGGGACCTCGCCGAGCTGCCCGGCTGGGGCACGGCGGCCATCGGTGAGCGCACGGCGGCCCTGACCTCCGAGTTCCTGCGCATCTGGCCCACCGCACCGGAGGTCGGCATCGACGACGACGGCCTCACGCCGATCCTCGACGCGCAGCGCCGCAGCGGTTGGCCGCGCGGCTGGGAGCGCGAGTTCGAGTACGTCGAGTATCGCGGCGAGCACTGGGAGGTCTACGACGTCAAGTACCTCTTCAACCGTGTCTTCAAGCGCCTGTGGGCGGATGACCGGGCAGCCGTCATCGCGTTCACGGAGCAGCGCGGCGGCCCCATCTTCGACGAGCAGGCGTGGACGGGCCACTGGGACCAGATCGATGCGGACCATTTCATCTACATGGGCTGGGACTCCAAGTACATGCTGACGGCACTGCAGGGCCTGCTGGAAGAGGCGGGCATCGCGTCCGAGGTCTTCGTCAAGTACTCCTACATCGGCGAGGTGATGTGA
- a CDS encoding glycosyltransferase family 2 protein — MKKAWLDRAVGVVIAVVIGAAAVLLWFAVSWTDPEAAEPPAHGLVLGIWDLFYVTSAPSARVLLAAVALALLAAGLIALLEHQATSKARRSLDDTSTPLSARVIMAETRGRYDGPVTVTVMIPAHNEQATLPATLTSLRRQSHSPDRIIVVADNCTDATVALARQHGVEVIESRNNRHKKAGALNQALQLVLPEQGLNDVVMIMDADTTLDDGFLAAAVDAFTRDRALMAVGGLFYGEEGSGILGQLQRNEYIRYSREIRRRRGRVYILTGTASLFRPVALRTVAASRGTRIPGTPGNVYDTAALTEDNELTIALKSLGALMISPRECTVVTEVMPTWRMLWKQRLRWERGALENIGSYGVSLQTVRYWAQQLGLGYSVFAFGLFLVFMALTLLAVDTWIWFPFWLGMGLVFLVERVVTVWHGGRSARLLALSFFPELIFDLVLNVIYVKGIIDITLGRQATWNHVDRGQRSTPEVSNA, encoded by the coding sequence ATGAAGAAGGCTTGGCTGGATCGCGCTGTCGGCGTCGTGATCGCCGTGGTCATCGGGGCCGCCGCAGTGCTGCTGTGGTTCGCGGTCTCATGGACCGATCCGGAGGCAGCGGAGCCTCCCGCGCACGGGCTGGTCCTCGGCATCTGGGACCTCTTCTACGTAACCTCCGCACCGTCGGCTCGCGTACTCCTGGCAGCGGTGGCGCTCGCCCTGCTCGCTGCCGGGCTCATCGCTCTCCTCGAGCATCAGGCGACGAGCAAAGCCCGCCGTTCGCTCGACGACACCAGCACTCCCCTGTCGGCACGGGTGATCATGGCCGAGACGCGCGGGCGCTACGACGGTCCGGTCACGGTGACCGTCATGATCCCCGCCCACAACGAACAGGCGACCCTTCCCGCCACACTCACCTCGCTCCGCAGGCAGTCGCACAGCCCTGATCGCATCATCGTCGTCGCGGACAACTGCACGGATGCCACCGTCGCCCTCGCGCGCCAGCACGGCGTCGAGGTGATCGAGTCTCGCAACAACCGGCACAAGAAGGCCGGCGCCCTGAACCAGGCGCTGCAGCTCGTGCTGCCGGAGCAGGGGCTGAACGACGTTGTCATGATCATGGACGCCGACACGACACTCGACGACGGCTTTCTCGCGGCCGCGGTCGACGCCTTCACGCGGGACCGCGCCCTCATGGCGGTCGGCGGCCTCTTCTACGGGGAGGAGGGCAGTGGCATCCTCGGCCAGTTGCAACGGAACGAGTACATCCGGTACTCCCGCGAGATCCGCCGACGCCGCGGCCGCGTCTACATCCTCACCGGGACGGCCTCCCTTTTCAGGCCAGTCGCGCTGCGGACCGTCGCCGCCAGTCGCGGAACGAGGATCCCGGGAACCCCTGGAAATGTCTACGACACGGCGGCGCTGACGGAGGACAACGAGCTCACGATCGCACTCAAATCGCTCGGGGCCCTCATGATCTCGCCCCGCGAATGCACGGTCGTGACCGAGGTCATGCCGACATGGCGGATGCTCTGGAAGCAGCGGCTGCGTTGGGAACGTGGAGCGCTCGAGAACATCGGGTCCTACGGTGTCTCCCTGCAAACGGTGCGGTACTGGGCGCAGCAACTCGGCCTCGGCTACTCAGTGTTCGCCTTCGGGCTGTTCCTCGTCTTCATGGCGCTCACACTGCTCGCTGTCGACACGTGGATCTGGTTCCCGTTCTGGCTCGGGATGGGCCTCGTGTTCCTTGTCGAGCGAGTGGTGACCGTGTGGCACGGCGGCCGCTCCGCACGCCTCCTGGCCTTGTCGTTCTTTCCTGAACTCATCTTCGACCTCGTGCTGAACGTCATCTACGTCAAGGGCATCATCGACATCACACTGGGCCGGCAGGCGACGTGGAATCATGTCGACCGGGGCCAGCGGAGCACGCCGGAGGTGTCGAATGCCTGA
- a CDS encoding CoA pyrophosphatase: MPEMDDARAQLRRLCDGGFKWRMDASRFDFDRSRARRSGVLVLFGRLDAVPASATGTVAGDLDVLLQRRAATMGHHPGQISFPGGGVEQQDADVTATALREAVEETGLDPAGVEILGTLPELPLAVSHNLVTPVPAWWTRPSDVAAIDHREAVDVFRMPVADLLDPENRRSVVHRIEGRSFTTPAFQVGERLVWGFTAIVLSNMFDALGWGVPWDESRTVTP, from the coding sequence ATGCCCGAGATGGATGACGCGCGCGCGCAGCTGCGGCGGCTCTGCGACGGCGGCTTCAAATGGCGCATGGATGCTTCGCGCTTCGACTTCGATCGTTCACGGGCCCGTCGCTCAGGGGTGCTCGTGCTCTTTGGACGCCTCGACGCTGTGCCCGCGAGTGCAACGGGCACCGTCGCGGGTGACCTCGATGTGCTCCTGCAGCGTCGCGCCGCGACGATGGGGCATCATCCGGGGCAGATCTCGTTCCCCGGTGGCGGCGTCGAGCAACAGGACGCGGATGTCACGGCCACGGCCCTGCGCGAAGCCGTGGAGGAGACTGGGCTCGACCCGGCCGGCGTCGAGATCCTGGGCACCCTGCCGGAGTTGCCGCTCGCGGTCAGTCACAACCTGGTGACTCCCGTGCCCGCATGGTGGACCAGGCCCTCGGATGTCGCGGCGATCGACCATCGCGAGGCGGTCGACGTGTTCCGCATGCCGGTTGCCGACCTGCTCGATCCGGAGAATCGACGCTCGGTCGTGCACCGGATCGAGGGCCGCAGCTTCACGACACCCGCGTTCCAGGTGGGCGAGCGTCTTGTGTGGGGCTTCACGGCGATCGTGCTGTCCAACATGTTCGACGCGCTCGGCTGGGGCGTTCCGTGGGATGAGTCCCGCACGGTCACCCCGTAG
- a CDS encoding NAD(P)/FAD-dependent oxidoreductase: protein MDSNQWDVIVIGGGSAGLSAALQLGRAGRRVLVIDAGEPRNRFAEHMHGVLGSDGLSPLEYLERGREEIRHYGVALHRGSVTTAAEEGQLLRVETAAGEAFLGRRVIAASGCRDGVADVPGMGDRWGRDVLHCPYCHGWEFRGARLGVLASSSASIHQALLVRQWSESLVFFNAEAGDLPVDVSTRLQARGVIVESRPPSRLVVSEDRLTGVELHGGDVIPVDALFTTPLLKSNEEYLDGLALEREESKLGGFLRTDKAGRTSNPKVWAVGNVARPAETVPMVLAAGSAAGAAVNMDLIEEEFEAALGG from the coding sequence GTGGACAGCAATCAGTGGGATGTCATCGTCATTGGGGGTGGCTCCGCGGGTCTGAGCGCCGCGCTTCAGCTCGGCAGGGCCGGACGGCGCGTGCTCGTGATCGACGCGGGGGAGCCAAGGAACCGTTTCGCCGAGCACATGCACGGCGTGCTCGGCAGCGACGGCCTTTCCCCGCTCGAGTACCTCGAGCGGGGGCGCGAGGAGATCCGGCACTACGGGGTTGCACTGCACCGCGGTTCGGTCACGACGGCGGCAGAGGAAGGCCAGCTCCTGCGCGTCGAGACCGCGGCGGGGGAGGCCTTCTTGGGCAGGCGGGTGATCGCGGCATCCGGATGTCGTGACGGCGTCGCAGACGTGCCCGGCATGGGGGATCGCTGGGGCAGGGATGTGCTGCACTGCCCTTACTGTCACGGATGGGAGTTCAGAGGCGCACGGCTGGGCGTGCTCGCGTCGTCGTCCGCGAGCATCCACCAGGCACTGCTCGTGCGCCAATGGAGTGAGAGCCTCGTGTTCTTCAATGCCGAAGCGGGGGACCTGCCGGTGGATGTCTCGACTCGCCTGCAGGCACGGGGCGTGATCGTCGAGTCACGCCCGCCTTCGCGGCTCGTCGTGAGCGAGGATCGCCTCACGGGCGTCGAACTGCACGGTGGGGATGTGATCCCGGTCGACGCGCTCTTCACGACGCCCCTCCTGAAATCCAACGAGGAATACCTCGACGGGCTCGCCCTCGAACGCGAGGAATCCAAGCTCGGCGGCTTCCTGAGGACCGACAAGGCGGGACGCACGAGCAACCCGAAGGTGTGGGCGGTCGGCAACGTCGCGCGGCCCGCCGAGACGGTGCCCATGGTGCTGGCAGCCGGATCAGCCGCAGGGGCTGCCGTCAACATGGACCTCATCGAAGAGGAGTTCGAGGCCGCGCTGGGCGGCTGA
- a CDS encoding zinc-dependent alcohol dehydrogenase produces MRAMVYRGPYKVRVEEKDIPRIEHPNDAIVRVTHAAICGSDLHLYHGMMPDTRVGTTFGHEFIGVVHEVGPSVQNLKPGDRVMVPFNVYCGSCYFCARGLYSNCHNVNPNATAVGGIYGYSHTCGGYDGGQAEYVRVPFADVGPSIIPDWMEEEDALLMTDALATGYFGAQLGDIVEGDTVAVFGAGPIGLYAAKSAWLMGAGRVIVIDHLDYRLEKARTFAHAETLNFNEYNDIVVEMKKTTDYLGADVAIDAVGAEADGNLLQHITAAKFKMQGGSPVALNWAIDSVRKGGTISVMGAYGPIFSAVKFGDALNKGLTLNMNQCPVKRQWPRLFEHVRNGYLKPNDIVTHRIPLEHIAEGYHIFSAKLDDCIKPIIVTDAS; encoded by the coding sequence ATGCGAGCGATGGTGTACCGGGGGCCATACAAGGTGCGGGTCGAGGAGAAGGACATCCCGAGGATCGAGCATCCCAACGATGCGATCGTGCGGGTCACGCACGCCGCGATCTGCGGTTCAGACCTGCACCTCTATCACGGCATGATGCCCGACACCCGCGTCGGAACGACCTTCGGCCACGAGTTCATCGGCGTCGTGCACGAGGTCGGGCCTTCGGTGCAGAACCTCAAGCCAGGCGACCGCGTCATGGTGCCATTCAACGTCTACTGCGGCTCCTGCTACTTTTGCGCGCGTGGCCTCTACTCGAACTGCCACAACGTCAACCCCAACGCGACCGCGGTCGGCGGCATCTACGGCTACTCGCACACCTGCGGCGGCTACGACGGAGGCCAGGCCGAGTACGTGCGGGTTCCCTTCGCCGATGTGGGCCCCTCGATCATCCCCGACTGGATGGAGGAGGAGGACGCCCTCCTCATGACCGACGCCCTCGCCACCGGGTACTTCGGTGCCCAACTCGGCGACATCGTGGAGGGCGACACCGTTGCAGTGTTCGGAGCGGGCCCCATCGGGCTCTACGCCGCGAAGTCCGCTTGGCTCATGGGCGCGGGCCGCGTCATCGTGATCGACCACCTCGACTACCGGCTCGAAAAGGCGCGCACCTTTGCCCACGCTGAGACGCTCAACTTCAACGAGTACAACGACATCGTCGTCGAGATGAAGAAGACCACGGACTACCTGGGGGCGGATGTCGCGATCGACGCCGTCGGGGCCGAAGCCGACGGCAACCTGCTCCAGCACATCACCGCAGCCAAGTTCAAGATGCAGGGAGGCTCCCCTGTCGCCCTCAACTGGGCGATCGACTCGGTTCGCAAGGGCGGCACGATCTCCGTCATGGGCGCCTACGGCCCCATCTTCTCGGCGGTGAAGTTCGGTGACGCCCTCAACAAGGGCCTCACCCTCAACATGAACCAATGCCCAGTGAAGCGGCAGTGGCCGAGGCTCTTCGAGCACGTGCGCAACGGCTACCTCAAGCCGAACGACATCGTGACCCACCGCATCCCGTTGGAGCACATCGCCGAGGGTTACCACATCTTCTCGGCGAAGCTGGATGACTGCATCAAGCCCATCATTGTCACGGACGCCAGCTGA
- a CDS encoding oxygenase MpaB family protein, with translation MDASNAANDGAGLHDGVGLLAAGANVIMQLSMLPVGRGVAESRVESGRVDRHPFKRARTTLTYLAVATGGTEDDRQRLRREINRVHAQVRSRPGDEVAYDAFDERLQLWVAACLYWGMEDVAVKMHGPLGDRAEDFYRRGAVLGTTLQVPAEAWPDGREAFERYWQHGIASIRMDDVTRAYLRGIADATFLPFPLDRTAGPLNRFLTLGFLPEQFRTELGLPWSGRQQRRFDRLIRVVAAVNRRMPRALREFPFNVLLRDARRRWRRGIAVV, from the coding sequence ATGGACGCGTCGAACGCAGCGAACGACGGCGCCGGCCTGCATGACGGGGTCGGCCTGCTCGCGGCTGGCGCAAACGTCATCATGCAGCTGTCGATGCTGCCCGTCGGCCGGGGTGTCGCCGAGAGTCGCGTCGAGAGCGGACGGGTCGACCGGCATCCGTTCAAACGTGCGCGAACGACCCTCACCTACCTGGCCGTCGCGACGGGCGGCACCGAGGATGACCGCCAGCGCCTGCGGCGGGAGATCAACCGCGTGCACGCGCAGGTGCGATCCCGGCCCGGAGACGAGGTCGCGTATGACGCCTTCGATGAGCGCCTGCAGTTGTGGGTGGCCGCCTGCCTGTACTGGGGCATGGAGGATGTGGCCGTCAAGATGCACGGCCCGCTCGGGGATCGCGCCGAGGACTTCTACCGCCGCGGCGCCGTCCTCGGCACGACACTGCAGGTGCCCGCCGAGGCGTGGCCGGACGGTCGCGAGGCGTTCGAGCGGTACTGGCAGCACGGGATCGCCTCGATCCGCATGGATGACGTCACGCGCGCCTACCTGCGGGGCATCGCGGATGCCACGTTCCTGCCGTTTCCGCTCGACCGCACGGCAGGCCCGCTCAACCGTTTCCTGACACTGGGCTTCCTGCCGGAGCAGTTCCGTACCGAGCTGGGGCTGCCCTGGAGTGGGCGGCAGCAGCGCCGCTTCGATCGGCTCATCCGCGTGGTCGCGGCGGTCAACCGGCGCATGCCTCGGGCGCTGCGGGAGTTTCCATTCAACGTGCTGCTTCGGGATGCGCGCCGACGCTGGCGCCGCGGCATCGCCGTTGTCTAG
- a CDS encoding DEAD/DEAH box helicase: MTTLDTPTQADTDAASPQTTFSDLGLSDNVLRAVKDVGYETPSAIQAATIPVLLTGRDVVGLAQTGTGKTAAFALPILSRLDPAQKTPQALVLSPTRELALQVCEAFEQYAAHLRGVSVLPVYGGQAYGVQLSALRRGVHVVVGTPGRIMDHIAKGTLDLSELKYLVLDEADEMLKMGFAEDVETILAETPDEKQVALFSATMPAAIRRISQKYLHDPEEITVKTKTTTSANVTQRYLIVSYPQKVDALTRILEVENFEGMIVFVRTKSETENLAEKLRARGYSAAAISGDVAQAQRERTVGQLKSGKLDILVATDVAARGLDVDRISHVVNFDIPIDTESYVHRIGRTGRAGRSGAAISFVTPRERRLLTAIERATRQPLTEMQLPSVEDVNVTRLARFDDAITAALSETGRISAFRDIITHYVQHHDVPELDVAAALAVVAQGETPLLLSKEDERPARQARFERDDRPERGERREPRSRGGNSTYAPYRIEVGRRHKVEPRQIVGALANEGGFSREDFGAIKIMLDFSIVELPADLPRDVLGKLQNTRISGKLIEIAPDRGRKQRRDR; encoded by the coding sequence ATGACCACGCTCGACACCCCCACGCAGGCCGATACCGACGCCGCCAGCCCCCAGACGACGTTCTCCGATCTCGGCCTCAGTGACAATGTCCTGCGCGCCGTCAAGGACGTCGGCTACGAGACCCCCTCCGCTATCCAGGCCGCGACGATTCCCGTGCTCCTCACGGGTCGCGACGTCGTCGGGCTCGCCCAGACGGGCACCGGCAAGACCGCGGCATTCGCCCTGCCCATCCTTTCTCGCCTCGACCCGGCGCAGAAGACGCCACAGGCGCTCGTGCTCTCCCCCACTCGCGAACTCGCGCTCCAGGTCTGTGAGGCCTTCGAACAGTACGCGGCGCACCTCCGCGGCGTGAGCGTGCTCCCCGTCTACGGCGGCCAGGCCTACGGCGTGCAGCTCTCGGCCCTCCGCCGCGGCGTGCACGTCGTCGTCGGCACCCCGGGCCGCATCATGGACCACATCGCCAAGGGCACCCTCGACCTCTCCGAGCTTAAGTACCTCGTGCTCGATGAGGCCGACGAGATGCTCAAGATGGGCTTCGCCGAAGACGTCGAGACGATCCTCGCCGAGACGCCCGACGAGAAGCAGGTTGCCCTGTTCTCGGCGACCATGCCAGCCGCGATCCGTCGCATCTCGCAGAAGTACCTGCACGACCCCGAAGAGATCACGGTCAAGACCAAGACCACGACCTCCGCGAACGTCACCCAGCGCTACCTCATCGTCTCCTACCCACAGAAAGTCGACGCGCTCACCCGCATCCTCGAGGTCGAGAACTTCGAGGGCATGATCGTCTTCGTCCGCACCAAGAGCGAGACGGAGAACCTCGCCGAGAAGCTCCGCGCCCGGGGCTACTCCGCCGCCGCGATCAGCGGCGACGTCGCCCAGGCCCAGCGCGAGCGCACGGTCGGGCAGCTCAAGTCGGGCAAGCTCGACATCCTGGTGGCAACGGATGTCGCGGCGCGAGGCCTCGACGTCGACCGCATCAGCCACGTGGTCAACTTCGACATCCCCATCGACACCGAGTCCTACGTGCACCGCATCGGCCGCACGGGTCGTGCGGGACGCAGCGGAGCCGCGATCAGCTTCGTGACCCCGCGCGAGCGTCGGCTCCTCACGGCGATCGAGCGTGCGACGCGCCAGCCGCTCACCGAGATGCAGCTCCCGAGCGTCGAGGACGTGAACGTCACTCGCCTCGCCCGCTTCGACGACGCCATCACGGCGGCGCTGAGCGAGACGGGCCGCATCTCGGCGTTCCGCGACATCATCACGCACTACGTGCAGCACCATGACGTGCCCGAGCTCGACGTCGCCGCGGCGCTCGCGGTCGTCGCCCAGGGTGAGACGCCGCTTCTCCTCTCGAAGGAGGACGAGCGCCCCGCTCGCCAGGCGCGCTTCGAACGCGACGACCGGCCCGAGCGCGGAGAGCGTCGCGAGCCCCGATCGCGCGGCGGCAACTCCACCTATGCGCCGTACCGCATCGAGGTGGGCCGTCGCCACAAGGTCGAGCCGCGCCAGATCGTCGGCGCGCTCGCGAATGAGGGCGGCTTCAGCCGCGAGGACTTCGGTGCGATCAAGATCATGCTCGACTTCTCGATCGTCGAGCTGCCTGCCGACCTGCCCCGTGACGTGCTCGGCAAGCTCCAGAACACGCGCATCAGCGGCAAGCTCATCGAGATCGCCCCGGACCGCGGCCGCAAGCAGCGCCGCGACCGCTAA